Below is a genomic region from Chloracidobacterium sp..
ACGGCGGCGGCCTTGATTGGTTTACTGATTAGTTTCCAGCCGGGACTACCGGCGGCAGTCAGGGCCTACCTTGTCTTGGCGCTGGCGCTGACGCTTGGGTATCTCGGTATGACGCGCGGCGCCACTGGCGACCGCTGGTGGGAACTGCTCACTAAGCCCGCGAAAGGGGTCGCTGGCGGCGACAGCCGTCCGATGAATCTTGTTCTCGATACAAGCGTCATCATTGACGGCCGGATCGCCGACATTGCTGAAACCGGTTTTTTGAGTGAACGCCTCATCATTCCACAGTTCATTTTGCGTGAACTCCAGCATGTCGCCGACAGCCCGGAGGCGACCAAGCGCAATCGCGGCCGCCGTGGACTCGACATCCTTCAGCGGCTTCAGAAAAACAAAAAGCTTGATACCATCATCACTGACATGGACTTCCCGAATATTCGGGAAGTGGACCTCAAACTGATTGAGCTTGCCAAGCAACTCGACGCCAAAATCGTCACCAACGACTTCAACCTCAACAAAGTGGCGCAGCTGCGCGGCGTACTAGTGCTGAACATCAACGAACTGGCGAACGCCCTGCGTCCGGTTTTCTTGCCGGGTGAAACCATGCAGGTCTTTATCCTCAAGGAGGGTAAGGAATACAACCAAGGCGTTGCCTACTTGGACGACGGAACTATGGTGGTCGTAGACAACGCGCGGCGCTTCATTGGGCGTGCGGTGGACATTAGTGTGACCAGTGTCCTGCAGACAACCGCCGGGAAAATGATTTTTGGCAAGCTGGTGGAGGAAGTTCGCCCAGTTGGGGAGCGTACGCTTGGCGATCGCTCGGAACGTCCGGAGCGTCTGCGAACGACGCCACCGACCTCCGTTGCTCCGTTACCGACAACAACGCCCACAGCTGGAACCCCGGCTGTGCCAGCGTCGTCCGAGTTGCCGCAAACATAGCTGCGTGTGAGGTTGGACAGGTCCGCCTCACCAACCGCGCTGCCCTTGGGTTTGTCCGGCGTTTACTTCTTTTCCGCCCGCACAAGGTAGCCGGTCGTCAGCGCCGACGTGAAGGTGAACGCGAAATCCGGCGGCACAACGCGCGTTCGCAGCATCCGCCAGAAAGCGCGTGTGAAGCGCGGACGGATCCCGCGAAATGACACGTTGCCAAGACCCGCCGCCATACAGTACCGCTTCATCTCCGCCGGCGTAATGAACAGTCGCAGGAGGTGCATACGCGGCGGCGTGTTGCGTACGAACCACTCGACCCCTTTGACGACCATCAACCAGCTCAACCAGTTACGGT
It encodes:
- a CDS encoding TRAM domain-containing protein, with translation MSRDNIIVRLGFILLSLGAARLAQPIPSPLWSAALGLIIGVGVVLLELYLRTRPITTVIGGLVGLLAGLTAAALIGLLISFQPGLPAAVRAYLVLALALTLGYLGMTRGATGDRWWELLTKPAKGVAGGDSRPMNLVLDTSVIIDGRIADIAETGFLSERLIIPQFILRELQHVADSPEATKRNRGRRGLDILQRLQKNKKLDTIITDMDFPNIREVDLKLIELAKQLDAKIVTNDFNLNKVAQLRGVLVLNINELANALRPVFLPGETMQVFILKEGKEYNQGVAYLDDGTMVVVDNARRFIGRAVDISVTSVLQTTAGKMIFGKLVEEVRPVGERTLGDRSERPERLRTTPPTSVAPLPTTTPTAGTPAVPASSELPQT